A genomic segment from Pseudosulfitobacter sp. DSM 107133 encodes:
- the dctP gene encoding TRAP transporter substrate-binding protein DctP, whose protein sequence is MKTIFKNVLAVSALVGVAGMANATELRLSHQWSNQDVRHKVAQIVADEVAAADVDLDIKIFGSKSLFKPREQYKPLSRGQLDMTVLPLSYAGGQQPAYNLTLMPGLVKNHDHAARLSESPFMEALEAKMAEDDVMVLVHGYLAGGFAGADKCITKPEDVAGLQTRAAGKAFEQMLAGAGASIASMASSEIYNAMQTGVLNAANTSSSSFVSYRIYEQVKCYTPAGDVALWFMYQPLLMNKSKFESLTEAQQAALLAGAAKAQEFYLEEAKKEDAESARVFKEAGVEIAAMSAADFDAWRALAQETSYKAFVEEVPDGQALLDMALAVE, encoded by the coding sequence ATGAAAACTATTTTCAAGAATGTGCTGGCGGTATCGGCGCTGGTTGGCGTGGCCGGGATGGCAAACGCAACCGAACTGCGTCTGTCGCACCAATGGTCCAATCAGGATGTGCGTCACAAGGTGGCACAGATCGTTGCCGACGAGGTCGCTGCCGCTGACGTCGATCTGGACATCAAGATTTTCGGCTCGAAATCGCTGTTCAAACCGCGCGAGCAGTACAAGCCGCTAAGCCGTGGCCAGCTGGACATGACCGTGCTGCCCCTCAGCTATGCAGGTGGCCAGCAGCCGGCCTATAACCTGACCCTGATGCCCGGTCTGGTCAAAAACCACGATCACGCCGCCCGTCTGAGCGAGAGCCCCTTTATGGAAGCGCTTGAAGCCAAGATGGCAGAGGATGACGTGATGGTGCTGGTGCACGGCTATCTGGCCGGTGGTTTTGCCGGGGCAGACAAATGCATCACCAAACCCGAAGATGTCGCCGGCCTGCAAACCCGCGCGGCGGGCAAGGCGTTTGAACAGATGCTGGCCGGCGCAGGTGCGTCAATTGCCTCGATGGCCTCGTCCGAGATCTACAACGCGATGCAAACCGGTGTGCTGAATGCGGCGAATACTTCGTCTTCGTCTTTTGTGTCCTATCGCATTTACGAGCAGGTCAAATGCTATACGCCTGCGGGCGACGTGGCCTTGTGGTTCATGTACCAGCCGCTGCTGATGAACAAATCCAAGTTCGAAAGCCTGACCGAAGCGCAACAGGCCGCCCTGCTGGCAGGAGCCGCAAAAGCGCAGGAATTCTATCTGGAAGAAGCCAAGAAAGAAGACGCTGAATCGGCACGCGTGTTCAAAGAGGCGGGTGTCGAGATTGCGGCGATGAGCGCGGCCGATTTCGACGCATGGCGCGCATTGGCACAAGAAACCTCGTACAAGGCCTTTGTCGAAGAGGTGCCCGACGGGCAGGCGTTGCTGGATATGGCGCTGGCCGTCGAATAA
- a CDS encoding TRAP transporter small permease codes for MAGHDTSGRVARTGDNPFLRAVAAISTFAGWCSAAMIVAAVFITCQMIFIRFVLNGSTIWQTEAVVYLAVAATLIGLPYVQRLRGHVNVDLIPLLLPARLRFGLAVVTSVLSIVIVAVMLWYGFDYWHYAFERGWKSDTVWGVRLWIPYLALPVGFGLFLLQLIADFIAVLIGVDTPFGLEAE; via the coding sequence ATGGCTGGCCATGACACAAGCGGGCGCGTTGCACGCACGGGCGACAACCCATTTCTGCGCGCTGTTGCTGCGATTTCGACCTTTGCGGGCTGGTGTTCGGCAGCGATGATCGTCGCTGCGGTCTTCATCACCTGTCAGATGATCTTTATCCGCTTTGTGCTGAACGGGTCGACCATATGGCAGACCGAAGCCGTGGTCTATCTGGCTGTCGCGGCCACCCTGATCGGCCTGCCCTATGTCCAGCGGCTGCGCGGCCATGTGAATGTGGACCTGATCCCGCTGTTGTTGCCCGCCCGCCTGCGGTTTGGCCTTGCCGTGGTCACATCGGTTCTGTCCATCGTCATCGTTGCGGTGATGCTGTGGTACGGGTTCGACTATTGGCACTATGCCTTCGAGCGTGGCTGGAAGTCGGACACCGTCTGGGGTGTGCGCCTGTGGATTCCCTATCTGGCCCTGCCCGTGGGCTTTGGCCTGTTCCTGTTGCAACTGATCGCTGATTTCATTGCGGTGTTGATCGGTGTCGACACGCCCTTTGGACTGGAGGCTGAATAA
- a CDS encoding GntR family transcriptional regulator: protein METRRADTIAQELEELIFNGTYADGDRLDEVRISENFGVSRTPLREAFQRLALSGLVELIPRRGAFVRQPGPVELIEMFEVMAELEAACGRLAARRITDEALEDLREANRKCSAAVVARDVDTYYVENERFHQIIYRQSGNSFLEQEALRLHKRLKPFRRHQLNLRGRMDQSMAEHQAIVSALAGNDATLCADSLRNHVAVQGEKFHFLMSSLQNPAKSKTG from the coding sequence ATGGAAACACGCCGCGCCGACACCATCGCCCAAGAGCTTGAAGAGCTGATTTTCAACGGTACCTACGCCGATGGCGACCGGCTGGACGAAGTGCGGATTTCCGAGAATTTCGGCGTGTCGCGCACGCCGCTGCGCGAGGCCTTTCAACGGCTGGCACTGTCCGGTCTGGTCGAGCTGATCCCGCGGCGCGGGGCTTTCGTGCGCCAGCCTGGTCCGGTCGAGCTGATTGAAATGTTCGAAGTGATGGCCGAGCTTGAGGCCGCTTGCGGTCGGCTGGCCGCGCGACGGATCACCGACGAAGCGCTGGAAGACTTGCGCGAAGCGAACCGCAAGTGCAGCGCCGCCGTCGTTGCGCGCGATGTCGACACCTATTACGTCGAGAACGAGCGTTTTCACCAAATCATCTATCGCCAGTCCGGCAACAGTTTTCTGGAACAAGAAGCGCTGCGCCTGCACAAGCGTCTGAAACCGTTCCGCCGCCACCAACTGAACCTGCGGGGGCGTATGGATCAATCGATGGCAGAGCATCAGGCCATCGTCAGCGCACTTGCAGGCAATGACGCGACCTTGTGCGCGGACAGCCTGCGCAACCATGTCGCGGTGCAGGGCGAAAAGTTCCACTTTCTGATGTCGTCGCTGCAAAATCCGGCCAAGTCCAAGACAGGGTGA